One window of the Shewanella maritima genome contains the following:
- a CDS encoding PepSY-associated TM helix domain-containing protein — MKWFNNINWYRLNRTLHRDIGYFCIGFSIIFAVSGIAVNHIADWNPNYAVERQIQKVDDSDWLTLEDRQIAMRMKQQFSLTHTTKSSFWQNKNKFEVFLEEGDTLLWDRKSSQVVYQDIEPRVILQALNKLHLNETRNAWVYFSDLFAGMLIFLALSALFMVKGKHGPAKPKSIILMGLGVVIPIFFLMISS, encoded by the coding sequence ATGAAGTGGTTTAACAACATCAATTGGTATCGACTGAATCGTACCTTACATCGTGACATCGGCTATTTTTGCATTGGTTTTTCTATCATTTTTGCCGTCTCTGGTATTGCGGTTAATCATATTGCGGATTGGAATCCCAATTATGCGGTTGAGCGGCAGATACAAAAGGTCGATGACTCAGATTGGCTAACGCTAGAAGATAGGCAAATTGCCATGCGTATGAAGCAGCAATTTAGCTTAACCCACACAACCAAATCGAGCTTTTGGCAGAATAAGAATAAGTTTGAAGTGTTCTTGGAAGAGGGCGACACCTTGTTGTGGGATAGAAAGTCCAGTCAGGTGGTGTATCAAGACATTGAGCCAAGGGTAATTTTGCAAGCTCTGAATAAATTGCACCTGAATGAAACCCGTAATGCCTGGGTGTACTTTTCAGACTTGTTCGCCGGCATGCTGATATTCCTCGCGTTATCGGCATTGTTTATGGTGAAGGGCAAACATGGACCAGCAAAGCCAAAGTCGATTATTTTGATGGGTTTAGGTGTGGTAATCCCGATTTTCTTTTTAATGATATCAAGCTAA